gtgtgtgtcagagctgtgtgtaaattgactacgaaaacaatttgggattttcaaaacattgcatcaattcttatttttataagaaacagtctctcctcaactcttagccaagagagactggcatgtatagtatttatatcagccctctgattacaaggAAGAGCAAAATGtgtcgctctgttctgggccagctgcagattAACTAGGTCATTCGtagcagcactggaccacacgactggacaataatcaagattagacaaaactagagcctgcagaacttgctttttggaatgTGGTGtcacaaccattgaatctatatgttttgacaatgacagtttcaatctaaggtaacgccaagtaatttagtctcctcaacttgttcaacagccacaccattcattaccagattcagctgaggtctagaacttaaggcatgatttgtaccaaatgtgattaactgttcagcagggGGTAGAAGCTGAGGgatgagggtagaagctgttaaggagtcttttggacctagacttgacactctgatactgcttgccgtgcgctagcagagagaacaatctatgactagggtggctggagtctttgacaatttgtagggccttcctctgacaccgcctggtatagaggtcctggatggcaggaagcttggccccagtgatgtactaggccataCGCActtccctctgtagcgccttgcggtcaaatgccgagctgttgccataccaggtggtgatgcaaccagtcaggatgctctcgatggtgcagctgtagaggtttgaggatctgaggacccatgccaaatcaggTGTCCTGAGGGgcaataggcattgtcgtgccctcttcacaattgTCTTGGTtggtttggaccatgatagcttgttggtgatgtggacaccaaggaacttgaagctcctgTCCTACTGCACTAATgcatgtgaatgggggcgtgctcggccctcctttttttgtagtccacaatcatctcctttgtcttgatcacgttgagggataggttgttgttctggcaccacactgcccggTCTCTGACCTCCCCCCATAGGCTGTCATCGTTGTCGTTCAGGCCTACCACCAGTGTGTCGTCTGCTATCTTAATTAAGGTGTTGGAGTCGGGCTTGGCCTcatagtcgtgggtgaacagggagtacacaaggggactaagcacgcaaccctgaggggcctctgttttgaggatcagcgggtcagatgtgttgttgcctacccttaccaccttgggcggcccgtcaggaaatccaggatccagttgcaaagggaggtgtttagtcccagggtctttagcttattgatgagctttgagggcactatggtgttgaacgctgagctgtagtcaatgaacagcattctcacgtaggtgttccttttgtccagttgggaaagggcagtgtggagtgcaatagagattgcgtcatctgtggatatgttggggcggtatgtgaattggagtgggtctaggctttctgggatgatggtgttgatgttagccatgaccagcctttcaaagcacttcatggctacagacgtgtgCCATGGCTATTTCCATGTAATCTGTGTCATCTTCCAGGTCTATGTGCTTCTGTCACAATGGACTGTAAAAGGTGCTTACCTGTGTTCTCGACACTTGCCATGTGGCGTCACAAGTATTATTTTCCTGGGACACCTCCAGCCTCCCCCACCAGCAGCCAGAGGCTTGTGAAATCACAAGATAATATTGTAGGAGAAAAAAAAGTTTAATCAGCTAGTAAACCGGTGTATGATCTGATTTGTTACAGCTTTCCTGCTAATTTAGTTGCTTGCAACTATGTTGTATTTGGATTGCTTCATGTAACACCCCAAGCGACTGATAAGCAATTACTCTGCAACTTGGTTGCATCCGGTTGCAAAAACTTCTACTTTGTGAAACTAGTTGTAAGCAACAGTCAATCAAAACAAATGCTTTTGTCACCTGATCCATAGCTGTCAGTGCTGCAGGATCCGCAATCAAGTTGAATAGAAGAGACATTAGCCTAATGGGAGCTTTAAATGAATATTGTCATCATGGACAGTCATGGTTTATGTACATGGTTTATTGGTCAATAAATGCATTTGTTTTTGTTGAGGCTAGGTTGTTTTAGTATTTTTACAAGAAGATCAACTTTTTTTCTGCTCATCTTCTTTCCAAATGGGTAAAGCAATAGTCACATGGGAAAATATGAAATTAAGATTAAATTCTTAACCTGGTGTGCCTCGCCCAGATCAACATGAATTTGCATGGGGTCTAGTCTAGGTCCGATAAACCATACGCCGTGTTTTGGGATGTCAAATACAGCTAAGGTAATTGGAGAAGCATGTTAACAGTTACCAGCTTCTATGTGTCCATATAAAGGGGACTGGAGACTGGGGCCATGTGGAAGTGCCTGTCCAAATATGTCTGCATCTTCCTCCTGCTGACCCTGTCAGGCGTCTTCTTCCTGTTCCGCAACATCAGCATTCTGGAGGTGAGGAGGAAAGTGACCTTCCCCCAGTACAAGTCCAAGCTTACTTCCATCACAATCTACCTGTGTTACTCTACGACCTTCTTCCCCTCAGTGACCTCTACTCTCATCCACAGTGGAAGTTAGACCTATGCATCTTGGAACTATGCAGCAACCACTCAGAGGGCCCTACTCCCCTGGTCCACAATCAAAGCTGTAACCACCTGGGCCAGGAGCGCACACCTGAGGAAGCTCTGGAGGAGCATTACCTCCTGGAGTCCATTGCCTGGCCAGAGCCTCCGCCCCAGCTCATGTCTATACCCCTGGAACAGACCAGTGACCCTGCGCACAGCCATTTTGCAGTGCTGGCAGCAGTGGGTGGGAGAGAGTGGCACGTGGGGGACCAGCTGGAGTCTCTGGTCCTTATGAAAGATTTCCAGGGACGTCCCAAGAGCCATGGTGGGGACTTCTTGCTGGCTAGGCTGCACTCCCCAGAGCTGGGGGCAGGCGTTGCAGGACAGGTGTTGGACCACCAGAATGGGACCTACTCTGCCATTTTTCTGTTACTGTGGGAGGGGTCCGTACAAGTGGAGGTGACACTGGTTCATCCTAGTGAGGCAGTTGCTGTTCTACGAAACTTACGTGAAGAACGGCCCAACCGGGTGCTTTACAAGAGCCTGTTCCGTTGTGGATTACTGTCTGAGACCACAATGTGTAACCTTTGTCTGCCGACCAACCAGGAGCCGCTGTGCAATTACACAGACCCCCACACGGGTGAACCCTGGTACTGCTACAAGCCTAAGCAGCTGCTGAGCTGTGACACACGGATCAACCACTTCAAGGCAGGCTACCAGAAAGATCTGATAACCGACAAAGAAGCACTGCTCTTCCAGAGGTTAGTGTGGCGTAAAAAATAGTGTGCGTGGGAATGAGTGTGTTTTACCTTAGACCTATGCAGCCTTTTTCCCAATATACAATTACAGAATGTTGTTCAGGTGATTGTTATTGCTTGCTTTTAAACGtttcaaattattattttacttttttaGTGGTGTAAACCTCAAGACACACATTCAGGCTAAGGGGTCTGACAGTGTCACTGTGCTGCCTAAGAAGAAAGGTAGGAAAAATTGTTGCAGTATGAAGACAAATCGGAGAGTGTATGTACAGTGATGGTAGCTggtgcatcatgtttcctctcgTATTTCAGACAAACCAGAGGTGGAAAGCAGCCATGCAAAGCCAGCGCCTGTCAGGACCACTCCCTCTGGGTATTACTTCCAAGGGTCATGGCAGTCCCTGGGTGATGTCGTGATGCGCCAGTTTAATGATCCAACTGCCATTACTCAGTGTTTGAAGGGCAAGGTGGTGTACATGTACGGAGACTCCACCGTCAGACAGTACTATGAGTTCCTCACCAGCTTCTTGCCAGGTGACTGCTGTTTGCCAAACCTATTACATCTCACACTCAGCTGTTTCAGGTGCGTTCAAATTCTCTCTCTATAGATCCGTTTATACAGGGCTgttgtggagcaggtcgagagcttcaagttccttggcgtccacatcactaattacctaacatggtccacacacacccgcacagtcatgaagaggtcACGGCAGCACCTCTTCCACTTCGggaggttgaaaagatttggcatgggccctcggatcctcaaaaagttct
Above is a genomic segment from Salvelinus fontinalis isolate EN_2023a chromosome 36, ASM2944872v1, whole genome shotgun sequence containing:
- the LOC129835133 gene encoding NXPE family member 3-like, whose product is MWKCLSKYVCIFLLLTLSGVFFLFRNISILEWKLDLCILELCSNHSEGPTPLVHNQSCNHLGQERTPEEALEEHYLLESIAWPEPPPQLMSIPLEQTSDPAHSHFAVLAAVGGREWHVGDQLESLVLMKDFQGRPKSHGGDFLLARLHSPELGAGVAGQVLDHQNGTYSAIFLLLWEGSVQVEVTLVHPSEAVAVLRNLREERPNRVLYKSLFRCGLLSETTMCNLCLPTNQEPLCNYTDPHTGEPWYCYKPKQLLSCDTRINHFKAGYQKDLITDKEALLFQSGVNLKTHIQAKGSDSVTVLPKKKDKPEVESSHAKPAPVRTTPSGYYFQGSWQSLGDVVMRQFNDPTAITQCLKGKVVYMYGDSTVRQYYEFLTSFLPELKDFNLRSPGKAGPFMAVDIPHNILLKYRSHGPPITWTPLSISQLRYVANELDGLAGGSDTVVVISVWAHFCTFPVQVYIRRLRHIRRAVVRLLNRAPGTVVVVRSANLRAQSLKESLIVSDWFSVQLDGVIKAMFRGLNIKLVDAWEMTLAHHLPHNIHPHPPIIKNMINTILSHVCPVKN